Proteins from a single region of Clostridia bacterium:
- a CDS encoding DUF3489 domain-containing protein, with translation MKVFTIDSENRVWAFTSAAQHRMDAQFSTERGLMSATATWPASRLLAIWAGLPGSIAVKKFTDRKTAVRRIWNAVQTLTPSESRSSGTGNGRRPTSKQSQVLGLLKRAQGATLQDIVTATGWQPHSVRGFLSGVVRKKMKLALRSSQSEIGQRAYSLDLRSEPTEPGEEAEGGPRCQ, from the coding sequence ATGAAGGTATTCACAATTGACAGCGAGAACCGAGTGTGGGCTTTTACCTCAGCTGCCCAGCATCGAATGGACGCTCAATTCTCGACTGAACGGGGCCTGATGAGTGCGACGGCCACATGGCCCGCATCGCGACTGCTGGCGATTTGGGCGGGCCTGCCGGGTTCGATCGCGGTTAAGAAGTTTACTGACCGCAAGACGGCGGTTCGCCGCATATGGAACGCCGTTCAGACACTCACCCCGAGCGAAAGCCGAAGTAGCGGCACCGGGAACGGCCGCAGGCCGACCAGCAAACAGTCCCAAGTACTTGGGCTCCTGAAGCGCGCCCAAGGCGCCACACTGCAGGATATCGTTACTGCCACCGGCTGGCAGCCCCATTCTGTTCGCGGCTTCCTAAGTGGGGTAGTCAGGAAGAAAATGAAGCTGGCGCTGCGTTCGAGCCAATCCGAAATCGGCCAGCGGGCGTACTCGCTCGATCTGCGCTCGGAGCCGACCGAACCGGGAGAGGAAGCAGAGGGGGGACCCCGATGCCAGTAA